One Engraulis encrasicolus isolate BLACKSEA-1 chromosome 4, IST_EnEncr_1.0, whole genome shotgun sequence genomic window, TGTGCAGGCAGGAGGTCAAAGACAACAGACTGAGAGGTGTGTAATACTAAAGTgtacggtgtgtgcgtgtgtgtgtcgtgtgtgtgtgtgtgtgtgtgtgtgtgtgtgtgtgtgtgtgtgtgtgtgtgtgtgtgtgtgtgtgtgtgtgtgtgtgtgtgtgtacaagtgcacgtgtgtgttctggtgtgacAACTTTTGTGTTCCTCCCTCAGTGAAGCTGCAGACAGATGTGGGATTGCTGCTGTGTGCTTTGGGCTCGTTCCGCAAGGCAGAGCACTGCCTATTGGAGGCGCTGGCAGtatgtgaagaggaggagggggcgggaTTTAACAATTTGAGGAGTAAGCATTTTCCCCCAGTTTTTCTAGAATTTCACTCAAACATTCTATCTCCTATTATAGTACTCTGTTAATAATCCCATTAAGTGCATTCAGGCCGAAAGGACCATGCGAGTCCCGTTCCCACACACAATTTTGAGCATGTTGAGGGAACCAGAAAGTTTGTTAGTGATGCGCACCCGAAAAATGTCTGTGAACCATGATGACAACATGGATGTTAGCAGGTTCATCCCGTTAACAAACGGTCGCATGTGGAAAAGTTCAGAACACTGGAGTACTTAAGCTCCCAATGTAATTGGCGTGGGAACGGGCTCTGGCACCGTTCTGGTTGGCATGAAAACAGTATTGTGAGAATATAATATTGTATTTTTGCCCAAATTCTAATCATATTGTATGATGCTACTCCTCAAAGGCGGCAGAATCAGGCAGAGGGCAGTCCTGCTGCAGAATCTGGGGGCGGTCCTAAACGCTCAAGGACGCTACGCCACAGCAATGGCCCTTCACTCCAAAGCAAGGGTAGCCTTCCGTATGTGGTCTCAccaattatttaattatttgtgTATAGTATATAGATTATGTTTGATAATCTGTCTGTTTTACCAAAATCCATGATGTTTTATTGTCATATACTCAGGAATTTcataagaaaaggaagaaaaagtcATCAGGGAAGTCTCTCCACTATTATTATTTAATCTATTATCTGTGTCATTAGGATTGTTAGGGCAGAGGCATGGAGAGGCGGAGTGCTTGGCTAACATGGCGTCTGCCTGTCATCACATGGGCCGATACCAAGTGGCTGCCCAGCTTTACCAGGAAGCCCTGACGATCTTCACACAAGCAggtagtgttgccacctgtcccgttCTACATGATTGCCACAGTTTATAGTGGCCTGTCCTGGGGAAAAATATACCGTATTTTCTCTGGACGAGTGACTTGTCCAGGTTTTCTCTGTCAGAGGTCACCACCCTACAAGGAGGTGACCTCACCACACTAGATCACACGGTACCCAACATAAATAATCATACTTCAGCGTGACACTCCATACCGTGCCACAGGACACTGGGCCACCGTACAACACATACTCTACAGtatatcaaacacaagcaggtaattggagtgcttctgggtcttcaccttctccccttggtgctcatcagcgTAGGGGCTCTCACTACCTTGACATTCCTCACCATTTCCCAACAACTCACTTTACTACACCAAATCAGACAGCGCTGGACCATGCTATGCCAAACATGCCTTACAATACCATACTATACCCCACATTACACTTGACCATGCTAGTGTTTTTTTCCAGATGAAGAGACCACACTTAattatattacatattttgtGTAGGTAGATGTTTGAGTTTCTTGATGTGTCTCTTCAGGTGATTCAGGGGCCCAGAGGCTGATGAGGGAAGGTCTGGCTGCAGCTCTCCTCAACCTGgctggaggtggaagaggaggtggaggaggaggagatgcaggaggtggaggagggttcTGAGGACGAGGTGGAGATTTTAGCTAACAAGAGGTGGCAACTGAGATATATTGGTGGAGAGGAGACggttcataaggagtttcttTGGGAATCAACGTAGTGTGAGGTTCGATGTATGAATCCTTttgtatgtttctttttttgcatgGGAAGGCTGGTAGtggggtagtggtagtggtggatgTGGTCATTTGCCTGAGTAGCAGGAGGTGAGGttgtctggcgtgtgtgtgtgaaagagagtagTGCATGTTGTGTGGTGAGTGAAGTGCGGTGGGCAGACGTGTGCCAGTGTACAGTAGGCTGAATGGAGCATGTGTGAGACTGAagtgtgtgatgtatacagtatgtgtggtgaaGTGGAGCGTGTggagcatgtgtggtgtgtgttaagATCTGTATAAATGtaccaaactctgtgtgtgtgtgtgtgtgtgtgtgtgtgtgtgtgtgtgtgtgtgtgtgtgtgtgtgtgtgtgtgtgtgtgtgtggtagtggcgGCGGTTGACTGGAACATCTCCCACACAAGGCTGCTCTCTGTTCTGTTTGGGCCAAAGGGCCAAAGGTAGCCACATGTTTGCCTGCCTCTCATGTCTGCCAAAAAATCCAGCTctccactcacagacacacgcacatcacatgcgcacacacacgcacgcgtgcatgcacacacatgcgaggAAGAGACCAGGTGGGtcaatgggtttgtgtgtgtgtgtgtgtgtgtgtgtgtgtgtgtgtgtgtgtgtgtgtgtgtgtgtgtgtgtgtgtgtgtgtgtgtgtgtgtgtgtgtgtgtgtgtgtgtgtgtgtgtgtgtgtgtgtgtgcgctcgcacgcTTGTGTGCCTCTGCATTTATTACCTCCATAAAATATGGCCAAGAGAAACTGACTGGGAGGTAAGTTAGTAGTCACACTGCTCAAAGCTGTAAGTGTGTGAGAGATACATCTGTACTCATAAGGCCAAGACTTTGAAATGTAGGCTTACCTACACATTAATGATGACATCCCCCACTCCTAAAATGCTTGCCGTTGTTGGCCGTCTACTTAATGACATTAATTATCTGTTGCATAGGCTATACTTGTTACATAGATGTTAGAATCATAATTGGGCTATCAGGTCAGGGTTCACTGTGTATCAGCCCTTTGGCAAATGTGGACTATTGAGTGGGGAAACATCTACCACATGTAGTAAAACGTGGAAAGATTGTGTATTAAGACTGCAACATTACAACACAACCCATATAAATGAAATGAGATATTTCCTGATTGAACAGCCACACAAGTTTTTTCAACCTTGATTCACTTAATACATTTGCAGAAACAGTTTGAGTTTTAGACCTTTGTTGTTGCGACTCGGGATGGCGTGCTAGGCGCGctaggccccccacatttgggctttcatgcccacccacggggaccccggttcaagtccggctggggtcacttcccgatcctcccctgtctctctgtcccattcgcttcctgtcaccatctttgactgtcctgtcaaataaaggcataaaaaccccTAAAAGATACATATGTGTGaagcatatgtttttttttaactaatgttaaGTGTGTGAAATATCCATGTCTCTTTATACGTGtaattttcagagtgaggagtcctcACACTtacaatcctttttgttgtgttttatttatgttttattctgccatgaaaaaataaaacacaacaaaaggattctaagtgtgcggactcctcactctgaaaactacagttgaccttcgtcctgcacctttccctgggatgtgcacaatcctctccttcaacctctTTATACAtgtaaaacatacagtacatatgtctGTGTAATGTAGCTAGCCTACATGTTCATCTAAGTGGATGAAAAcatgaaaagtaggcctacaccaacaACCTCCTTAGCATTTTCTGTGAAGGCTGAGGATATACTGTACTCTAGGGctatatatttttcattttttgcgATTAAAGCTTCAAAGGTCAATAGAATTCAAGTGTCTAtatatgtgtatgggtgtgtctgGTGGATTTGTGTGATACGTGTGTGGTCTGTTGCTAAGTGATGGTTCATAAAGTTAAGGGCCCATGGGCTGGTAgccagtggctgtgtgtgtgtgtgtgtgtgtgtgtgtgtgtgtgtgtgtgtgtgtgtgtgtgtgtgcgtgtgcgtgtgcgtgtgcgtgtgcgtgtgcgtgtgcgtgtgcgtgtgcgtgtgcgtgtgcgtgcgtgtttacacTCTTGGAGTATAAATACCAGATCCCAGCTCAGCCACCACATTTCCTCTTTTACCCACCACTTTCTCCACCATTTCTGTAACACCACTGCCACttactccctttctcctctccccctttctccttcttcccttctttctatGTTTTTTTCTCAACCTATcttcccctgggatcaataaatgacactctactctactatcttctattttgggatcaataaatgacactctactctactctactatcttctattttgggatcaataaatgacactctactcttctcatttatcttttattttgggaGCAATGAATGataatatactctactctactatcttCTGTTTTCCCACTATTTTccaccccatttttttttttacattttccaaCCACTGGTCTTTCACTGGTCTTTTTACTGTAATCTCCTCTCATtatcctttctttccttctctctcccttttcccacaaacttcttttttcacccttctctttttaactctctctcttcctccctccctccctcactctgtccTTCCCACTCCTCTTCCAAACTCATTCTAATCTCCACCCACCTTTCCTCCTGCGTTTCCTGCCCCGCTTCTCCTTCACTCTGTAACCTACTTgccccttctctctttcacttttcatctctcttctcctcttcctcatcctcctctctctttgccATCCTCCTTTCCTACCTTCTTCCCtgctctccttcttctttttcctccctcAGACCCTCTACTCATTCACTCGTTCGGTGGTGATTCctttactactctctctctctgtccaccttaccctctctctctctctctctctctctctctctctctctctctctccatctctctctatctctctctctctctctctctctctctctctctctctctctctcactctgtctctcactcactctctctcactctctgtctctcactcactctctctctatctctgtctctctctctctctctctctctctctctctctctctctctctctttgctttcccCATCTGCCCCTTTTCTGTCCTGActcttgtatgtatttgtgtgtgtgagccggagtgcaagtgtgtgtgtgtgagggtgcatgAGTGtgctggtgagtgagtgagtttgtaagtctacatgtgtatgtgagagtgaaagtgtgtgtgtgtgtgtgtgtgtgtgtgtgtgtgtgtgtgtgtgtgtgtgtgtgtgtgtgtgtgtgtgtgtgtgtgtgtgtgtgtgtgtgtgtgtgtgtgtgtgtgtgtgtgtgtgtttgtccactaTGGAGATTTCTGTTACACTTCTGTTGGGAGGACTTTTCTTCATATGTGGAATTACCGAAGCAAAAACTGGCCATGGTGGTaagtgacattgttttttttattgggagaaaggagggctctgtgtctttctgtctgtgtctgtgtgggtcattgtatgcacgcgtgtgtgtgtgtgtgtgtgtgtgtgtgtgtgtgtgtgtgtgtgtgtgtgtgtgtgtgtgtgtgtgtgtgtgtgtgtgtgtgtgtgtgtgtttgtgtgtgtgtgtgtacatccctctgtgtgtgcccgtgtatgcacgcacgtgtgtgtgtcttgtgtatcttgtgtgtctgtatgtgctctCTTTATGGCACTGGGCAGTGCCAACTGGGTGAGGTTGAACGGTTGAGTTCTGAGCTTTATGCCAGACTGCTTGTTATCTCAAACATGCTACAAATTAGGCCCCTCTCTTAGGCCTGCCTGTCATTACTGCATTATTTTTAACCCAGGCCAGACTAACTCATTCATACGGTAATCCCAGACTATAATctcagcccttctctctctctctctctctctctctctctctctctctctctctctctctctctctctctctctctctctgtctctctctctctttctctgggactAAGGCCTGGACTAAACTCTAACTCTGGCCCTGACCTTAAAAGCCCTTGACTGAAAATATGTATGTGCAcactggcatcatgaaaaggcATTTTCTTGACAAGCTGTGCACTACAACGCCGCAGAAAAGCAGATTCGTCACTTGACCAGGCTTGCGTGAGGCAAGGAGTTTTCCCATggctgcagcaaaaaaaaaaaattgctaaagaaaatgctaagctgtgccctgaccaaaaccatccctaacttTAACCTGTCATCAACGTTTCTGCAGTTTTAATTTTGCcagtgaaacaagcaaggaaAATAGCGAAATTGAGTCCAGAACAAAatcacccctaaccctaacctgtcacagggcactATAGAGCACGTGTTGACATGCAAAGTCGTGGTGCACACACATGATAGACGATTCAAATCGGCATGTGATTTTAAACGCCTTGTCATGATGCATGTTGGTATGTGTgcagtgtatgtttgtgcatgtccgTATGTAATTGTATGCACTGtttgtattgtgtgcgtgtgtgtgtgcgtgtgtgtacgccagGCTTAAAGAAAACACCACAGCTGAAGATGCTGGACATCGACGAGGTGGTCTCCCGGCTTAGTGTGTACCGGCCCGGTGACTCGCTGGACAGCCTGTGTCCCCTCACCCTCCGCCAGAAGGCCACCCTACAGTCCTGTGGCCTCAACACTTCCCAGCCACTAGTCGTCATCATACACGGTTGGTCTGTAAGTCTCACATTGCCATCTAAGTCTTTCTGCAAGGCTTGCAAGACATGCTTACAACCCCTTGCTGCATGCGCAGACAGGAATTTCATAATGCTACTCAGCTAGGTGtcattggaagtcccattggagcccaGCACAGtatatgacaagaacctgttgtcatATTGTCATGTCGCTTGGAATTCTTTGGTATGCTCCCTAAATAATGCTATATAGTGTAGCAAAGCAgtagccactgctgacaaggcaGGGTTTCGAGATCGGTgacaacctctgattgtttggaagctgctgtcACTGAAACATTTCAGTCACTTGGCATGATACATTCTAAATTAATTAAGCATATAAAACGATTCTGATACATGTTCTCCCAGAAAGTAGTCGGTAGGAGTACAAAAACCACAGAAACCGCTTCAACATCCAGCCGACGAGATAACAGGTTCTAaccaggcactgcactgctccacTGGGACtttgttaaacacctagccacttagCATTTTGTGATTCTTGTCTGCACACAGCCAAATGCTTGATAACATCAGAAACccatttattctattctattctattctattctattctatttccatCATCTGTATCAGTTCATTTCATATGGACATTGGTCGCTgaccatcactgtgtgtgtgcgtgcgtgtgcgtgtgcgtgtgtgtgtgtgtgtgcgcgcgctcgcgcgcatgtgtgtgtgtgtgcgcgtgcgcgtgtgtgtgcatgcgcgcgtgtgcacgtgtgtgcgtgtgtgtgtgtgtgtgtgcgtgcgtgcatgtgtgtgtcaggtggatGGCCGGATGGAGGACTGGATGATCCGGTTGGGGTCAGCGCTGAAAGCGCACCTGGGGCGGGTGAATGTGCTGGTGTGTGACTGGCAACCATTGGCCCAGCGCTTCTACCCAATCGCAGCCCAGAACGCGCGGCAGGTGGGACAGGAGCTGGCACTGTATCTGGACTGGCTGCAGGTGATTGGTTACCAGTTTCTTCAGCATCATTTACATGTTTGAGGTCCTTACTTGTTGGTTTTTCTTActctacctgtctgtgtgtgtctacttaaATCCTAACATCCTAATCTACTTAAATCCCTAAATCCCCAGAATTTGTACTGTATTAGATATTTGGGCAACATtctataataatggatgcataaaaacatTACTGGgcgggtgtatgtatgtgtgcgtgtgtgtgtgtgtgtgtgtgtgtgtgtgtgtgtgtgtgtgtgtgtgtgtgtgtgtgtgtgtgtgtgtgtgtgtgtgtgtgtgtgtgtgtgtgtgtgtgtgtgtgtgtgtgtgtgtgtgtgtgtgtgtgtgtgtttgtcctccttACCTGTGTGTGCCTTTTTGTCTGTGTCTTGCATAACAGAGAGTGGCTCGTATACCGATGCAACGAACACATCTGATTGGCTATAGTCTGGGTGCTCACGTGGCCGGATTTGCTGGACGGTTCTTCAGTGGTGCCAAGAGACTTGGACGCATCACAGGTACAGTAACACACAGATGCATCCTGGGTAaatgacacactaacacacatcacAGAtaaccaaagaaagaaagaaaactcattaatttccccctggggctgaataaagttactctactctctgAGATCCGCCCCTGCAAAAGTAGCAGACAAAATGTCCTTCACACTGCCCATTACACTTGCATTTTTAGTGCTTATAAAGGTTTGAGCAACCGAAACGTGAGCCATAAAAATTCGTAATGAACAGTGTGTGGTCTACCAGCAGTGGCGGTTCTACCAATTTGAGGGCCCCAGGCAAAATATAAACCAAGGGTCCTCTTGACTTGTTTTTGCTGTCACTTACCATGGTGCGGCTAACTGTTGGGGGCCCCTACATAGGCCAGTTTAGCTGGAGCCCTagccaattgcctagtttgcctacaAGTAAACCCGGCTCTGTCTACTACTGTTTCCCAATATTGACCTCTGACCTCCAGGTCTGGACCCGGCTGGGCCGATGTTCGAGGGGATGCCTGCAGCGGACAGGCTGTCTCCAGACGACGCCATGTTTGTGGACGCCATCCACACGTTTACCAAGAAGCACATGGGGCTGAGTGTGGGCATCAAGCAGGCGGTGGCCCAACAGGACTTCTATCCCAACGGGGGAACCCTGCAGCCTGGCTGCCTGCTCAGCAATGTGGGAGAACACATCTCCCAGCATGGGCTCAGAGGTTAGTGCAgtgtcatgcacgcacgcatgcacgcatacacacacacacacgagggcagcccctaatggcgcccgaaagagcgtaacagctatgtaatgtcatgtgctggtgttgtacttacaccgtgaatttacttttactttgactgttttgacacctctgctccccCCTCAGGTGTGTCTCAGGCGATCAAATGTGCTCACGAGCGCTCAATAGACTTATTCATCGACTCCCTACTGCATCAGGACCAGCCAATCACAGCCTTCCGTTGTCGTGACGACGACGCCTTCAGCCAGGGCCTGTGTTTGGACTGTAAGAAGGGCCGTTGCAACATGCTGGGCTACGGATCCAAAACCCTGGCTTACAAACCCAGCAGTTACGGATCCA contains:
- the LOC134447209 gene encoding hepatic triacylglycerol lipase-like is translated as MEDWMIRLGSALKAHLGRVNVLVCDWQPLAQRFYPIAAQNARQVGQELALYLDWLQRVARIPMQRTHLIGYSLGAHVAGFAGRFFSGAKRLGRITGLDPAGPMFEGMPAADRLSPDDAMFVDAIHTFTKKHMGLSVGIKQAVAQQDFYPNGGTLQPGCLLSNVGEHISQHGLRGVSQAIKCAHERSIDLFIDSLLHQDQPITAFRCRDDDAFSQGLCLDCKKGRCNMLGYGSKTLAYKPSSYGSNVLAYGTDKLGYGSKEGSGGASKKFYLRTRSQMPYRVHHYQLRVQLLDQEPQSWASASVSLIGQQGESEEMPLQLPEELSGNETLSFLVTLERDIGHLKALRLRWGQQGVLADMWHKMRAIVPWGSVDEGPVLSVGKVRIKTGETQQKMWFCSAHGRLTQLRLWEDYMFHKCHSSQQRSRTTLDTAANGRAKL